In a genomic window of Telopea speciosissima isolate NSW1024214 ecotype Mountain lineage chromosome 5, Tspe_v1, whole genome shotgun sequence:
- the LOC122661126 gene encoding probable L-type lectin-domain containing receptor kinase S.5 — MLGSSSISTTALQITPDTLNDAFSLLNKSGRVMLPQSFKLWEVSSSKNSTMESDILASFNSTFLINIYRPPNGSVGEGFAFVIAPDLNIPSSSYGQWLGLTNATLDNNPSNKIVAIELDTVKQDFDPDDNHLGLDINSVVSNATVSLSKFGIEISPEIPTNYTVWVQYDGRAKLMEVYMAAGDSNKPSNPILSEKINLKNYVNQYSYMGFSASTGEKAQLNCVLKWDLSVEGFPEKRNLTWLKILFGVGVPVLASLGVAIFVLVRYWKKRRVVNDPTILGALKSLPGTPREFSFKELKKATNNFDEKMKLGQGGYGVVYKGLLPQENTEIAVKKFSRDNMQGIDDFLCELTIINRLRHKHLVRLVGWCHKKSLLLLVYEYMPNGSLDNHLFGGPEKTLNWDHRYKIIAGVASALHYLHDEYDQRVIHRDLKASNVMLDTHFNARLGDFGLARALDNEKTSYAEIEGIPGTPGYMAPECFHTSKATTESDVYGFGAVVLEVVCGLRPWNKIAGFGSLVDWVWILYREGRILEAVDQRLMDEYDSDRAQRLLLLGLACCHPIAAERPKTPKIVQIISGSIPPPDVPYMKPAFVWPAIGFNIDGLTTDTQDTTPMTCSSYYYGSETSEWTPRCESRENLAGYSDISLV, encoded by the exons ATGTTAGGTTCTTCATCCATTAGCACAACAGCCCTTCAGATAACACCCGACACCCTTAACGATGCCTTCAGCCTCTTAAACAAGTCCGGCCGTGTCATGCTCCCCCAATCCTTCAAGCTCTGGGAAGTTTCTtc CAGCAAAAACTCGACAATGGAATCGGACATTTTGGCCTCCTTCAACTCAACCTTCCTCATAAACATCTACCGACCACCTAATGGGTCCGTCGGAGAAGGCTTCGCTTTCGTCATAGCTCCAGATCTAAACATCCCTTCTTCGAGCTATGGCCAGTGGCTGGGCTTAACCAACGCCACCCTCGATAACAACCCATCCAACAAAATCGTCGCCATTGAGCTTGATACGGTGAAGCAAGACTTCGACCCAGATGACAATCACTTGGGTCTGGACATCAACAGTGTCGTTTCAAACGCGACGGTGTCGCTTTCCAAGTTTGGGATCGAGATTTCACCGGAGATTCCCACGAACTACACCGTGTGGGTCCAATACGACGGAAGGGCTAAACTGATGGAGGTATACATGGCCGCCGGAGATTCCAACAAGCCGAGCAACCCGATTCTGAGTGAGAAGATAAATCTCAAGAATTATGTGAATCAGTACTCGTACATGGGGTTCTCGGCGTCGACGGGTGAGAAGGCGCAGCTGAACTGCGTGCTCAAATGGGATCTATCGGTGGAGGGGTTCCCTGAAAAGAGAAATCTAACTTGGTTGAAGATCTTATTCGGGGTCGGAGTGCCGGTTTTGGCATCGTTGGGGGTTGCAATTTTCGTGCTGGTTCGGTattggaagaagaggagggttGTGAACGACCCAACCATTTTAGGGGCTCTGAAGAGCCTGCCAGGAACGCCAAGGGAGTTCAGCTTTAAGGAACTGAAGAAGGCTACCAACAACTTCGACGAGAAGATGAAGCTTGGGCAGGGTGGATACGGTGTGGTTTACAAGGGGTTACTCCCGCAGGAAAATACTGAAATTGCAGTCAAGAAATTCTCCAGGGATAATATGCAAGGGATCGATGATTTCCTGTGTGAGCTCACCATCATTAATCGCCTCCGGCATAAACATCTCGTCCGATTAGTCG GTTGGTGCCACAAAAAAAGCTTGCTTCTATTGGTGTACGAGTACATGCCAAATGGAAGCCTTGACAATCATCTATTTGGTGGGCCTGAGAAAACACTGAATTGGGATCATCGATACAAGATCATAGCCGGTGTGGCATCGGCCCTACACTATCTTCACGACGAGTACGACCAGCGAGTCATCCACCGTGACCTCAAGGCCAGCAACGTCATGCTCGACACCCACTTCAACGCCCGGTTGGGCGATTTCGGTCTGGCTCGTGCCCTGGACAACGAGAAGACTTCCTACGCCGAGATAGAAGGGATCCCAGGCACCCCTGGCTACATGGCACCGGAATGCTTCCACACTAGCAAAGCCACCACCGAATCAGACGTCTATGGGTTCGGCGCCGTCGTACTCGAGGTGGTGTGCGGTCTGCGTCCCTGGAATAAAATCGCCGGCTTCGGATCCCTAGTGGACTGGGTCTGGATTCTTTACCGTGAGGGACGTATTCTGGAGGCCGTCGATCAGAGGCTAATGGATGAATACGATTCAGATCGAGCCCAGCGGCTCTTGCTCCTTGGACTCGCTTGTTGCCATCCCATCGCGGCTGAAAGGCCCAAAACACCAAAAATCGTTCAGATCATCTCCGGATCCATTCCCCCACCTGACGTGCCTTACATGAAACCTGCCTTTGTGTGGCCGGCCATTGGCTTCAACATCGATGGCTTGACCACCGATACGCAGGACACCACTCCCATGACCTGCTCTTCCTATTATTATGGGTCTGAGACGTCGGAGTGGACTCCACGCTGCGAGAGCCGTGAGAACTTGGCAGGGTATTCTGACATATCCTTGGTTTGA